The proteins below come from a single Microbacterium sp. SLBN-154 genomic window:
- the ruvB gene encoding Holliday junction branch migration DNA helicase RuvB, giving the protein MGEALDPTEPADESELAIEGALRPTSLADFVGQQKVRGQLQLLLQAARIQQRPADHILLSGPPGLGKTTLAMIVAHESERMLRMSSGPAIQHAGDLAALLSSLVPGEVLFIDEIHRMARSAEEMLYLAMEDFRIDIMVGKGAGATSIPLDLAPFTLVGATTRSGMLPNPLRDRFGFTAHLEYYEPEELEQVIRRSAEKLGVEIPASSRSEIARRSRGTPRIANRLLRRVRDYLIVHRGGGAADAEVVNAALELYDVDRIGLDRLDRAVLDALIRRFHGGPVGLGTLAVAVGEEPDTIESVVEPYLVRIGFMGRTPRGRVATPDAYAHLGAPHRDGALRFDDL; this is encoded by the coding sequence GTGGGTGAGGCTCTGGATCCGACCGAACCCGCGGACGAGTCCGAACTCGCCATCGAGGGAGCTCTTCGCCCGACCTCGCTCGCCGATTTCGTCGGGCAGCAGAAGGTGCGCGGTCAGCTCCAGCTGCTTCTGCAGGCTGCGCGCATCCAGCAACGCCCGGCCGACCACATCCTGCTCTCCGGCCCTCCCGGGCTCGGCAAGACGACGCTGGCGATGATCGTCGCGCACGAGAGCGAGCGGATGCTGCGGATGTCCAGTGGCCCCGCCATCCAGCATGCCGGCGACCTGGCCGCACTGCTGTCGAGCCTCGTCCCGGGCGAGGTGCTGTTCATCGACGAGATCCATCGCATGGCCCGCTCCGCCGAGGAGATGCTCTATCTGGCGATGGAGGATTTCCGCATCGACATCATGGTCGGGAAGGGCGCCGGAGCCACCAGCATCCCGCTCGATCTCGCACCGTTCACGCTCGTCGGCGCGACCACGCGTTCGGGGATGCTCCCCAACCCCCTTCGCGACCGATTCGGCTTCACCGCGCACCTGGAGTACTACGAGCCGGAGGAGCTGGAGCAGGTCATCCGGCGTTCGGCGGAGAAGCTCGGTGTGGAGATCCCGGCGTCGTCGCGATCCGAGATCGCGCGCCGCTCGCGCGGAACCCCGCGGATCGCGAATCGACTGCTGCGTCGGGTGCGCGACTACCTCATCGTCCACCGAGGCGGAGGCGCCGCCGATGCTGAGGTGGTGAACGCGGCCCTGGAGCTGTACGACGTCGATCGGATCGGGCTGGACCGTCTCGACCGCGCCGTGCTCGATGCCCTCATCCGTCGATTCCACGGCGGACCGGTGGGTCTCGGAACGCTCGCCGTCGCCGTCGGCGAGGAGCCCGACACCATCGAATCCGTCGTCGAGCCCTACCTCGTCCGCATCGGATTCATGGGCAGAACACCCCGCGGCCGGGTCGCGACCCCCGACGCGTATGCGCACCTGGGAGCCCCGCACCGCGATGGGGCCCTCAGATTCGATGACCTATAA
- a CDS encoding preprotein translocase subunit YajC, with protein MDFATFFANYGLILLLAALLVFMFWSSRRRLQKQKAEQEERARQTVPGAEVLLQGGLYGTIVSYDPDNLDQPAVVEIAPGVSIKVHSQAILRVVNPTDVLSEEDFIEAEVSKEEYLEGVATGDITSISDDRRAASPAAPIDDSDTDKRTKPDA; from the coding sequence ATGGACTTCGCGACCTTCTTCGCCAACTACGGCCTGATCCTTCTGTTGGCCGCTCTGTTGGTCTTCATGTTCTGGAGCTCGCGCCGTCGCCTGCAGAAGCAGAAGGCCGAGCAGGAGGAGCGCGCCCGCCAGACCGTTCCGGGTGCCGAGGTTCTCCTCCAGGGTGGCCTCTACGGCACGATCGTCTCCTACGACCCCGACAACCTCGACCAGCCCGCGGTCGTGGAGATCGCCCCCGGGGTGAGCATCAAGGTGCACAGCCAGGCGATCCTCCGCGTGGTGAATCCCACCGACGTGCTGTCGGAGGAGGATTTCATCGAGGCCGAGGTGAGCAAGGAGGAGTACCTCGAGGGCGTGGCCACGGGCGACATCACCTCGATCAGCGACGACCGACGCGCCGCCTCACCCGCCGCGCCCATCGACGACTCCGACACGGACAAGCGCACCAAGCCCGACGCCTGA